The Pseudocalidococcus azoricus BACA0444 genomic interval CTCGGAATTAGGCTCAGACTCTGGGGGTAACTTGGGCTGATTGTCGCCTTTATGGATGATGGAATGGTTGACTGAAAATGTTCCTGAATGCTGGGAGTGGAGCGCGAGTATTGCCCGCTTGGCGTTCTCAAAAAAATCGGCCTAGTATAGAGTTATACACTTTTGAAGTGCCAACAATCGCTCCAAGTCTCTAAGTTACTGCTGCTACCTATGCCAAAACCCACGATTGCGATTTCCCATCTTGGCTGTGACAAAAACCGAGTGGATACCGAGCATATGTTGGGACTCCTGGCCCAGGCCGGTTATGGCATAGACAATGATGAAGCCCAAGCCGACTATGTAATTGTAAATACCTGTAGTTTTATCCAATCTGCTCGGGAAGAGTCGGTGCGAACCTTGGTGGAGTTAGCCGAAGCAGACAAGAAAATTGTCATCACCGGCTGTATGGCCCAGCATTTTCAGGAGCAATTGCTTGATGAAATTCCTGAGGCGGTGGCTGTAGTGGGTACGGGGGATTATCAGCACATTGTCGAGGTGATTGCAAAAGCCGAAGCTGGGGAGCGAGTTAAACTGATCACCCCCTATCCCACCTACATTGCTGATGAGACCATCCCCCGTTATCGCACCACACCAGAACCAATTGCCTATCTCCGAATTGCTGAGGGTTGTGATTATCGCTGTGCTTTTTGTATCATTCCCCATTTGCGGGGTGATCAACGCTCTCGGCCTATTGAATCAATTGTTGCGGAGGCCGAACAGTTAGCTAGCCAGGGGGTTCAGGAAATTAGCCTAGTTTCCCAAATTACGACTAACTACGGCCGAGACCTCTATGGTAAACCTCACTTGGCAGAGCTATTACGCGCCTTGGGACAAGTAGATATTCCTTGGATTCGGATGCACTATGCCTATCCAACGGGTTTAACCCCCAACGTCTTAGAGGCCATGCAGGAGACCCCAAACATTTTGCCTTATCTGGACTTACCCCTCCAACATTCCCATCCAGAGATTTTACGCGCCATGAATCGTCCCTGGCAGGCCAATGTTAATGACCGGGTGATTGAACATTTGAAAGTTGCTTTACCCCAGGCAACAATGCGGACAACCTTTATTGTTGGCTTTCCCGGCGAAACAGAAGCTCATTTTGAACATCTTTGTCAGTTTGTCCAACATCATGAGTTTGATCATCTGGGGGTGTTTACCTTTTCCGCGGAGGAAGGCACTGCTGCTTTTGATCTGCCGACACAGGTTTTACCAGAGGTGATGGAGCAACGCCGTCATGAGTTGATGGTCTTACAGCAACCGATCTCCTATGCCCATAACCAGGCCCAACTGGGGACAATTACGGATGTTTTAATTGAGCAGGAAAATCCTGAGACTGGGGAGTTAATTGGCCGGTCAACACGGTTTGCGGCGGATGTGGATGGAGTTGTTTATGTCAAAGGAGCGGCTCGCTTAGGAACGATTGTCCCTGTAGAAATTACGGCGGCTGATACCTATGATTTGTTTGGGCGGGTTGTGACTCCTTGATCTTAGTATCTACCCCCAACTCGGCCATAGCCATAAGACTAACAGCAATTCTAAAGAGGGGTAAAATATTCTGCCAGAATCGTCAAACTAGCGGTATCTTAGGCCTGGACGTGGAGAACTAAACCCCTATGGACACCCTGGCCCTCTGGCAGCAGTATCAAGACTGGTTATATTACAACCCAGACTTAGAGATTTACCTCGATATTAGCCGGACAGGGGTGACCACTCAGGATTTAGCCCAGCTACAGCCGAAGTTTTCCCAGGCCTTTGCCGATATGAACGCCTTGGAAGCGGGGGCCATTGCTAATCCTGATGAAGGGCGGATGGTCGGCCATTACTGGTTACGGGATGCGAATTTAGCTCCTAGCCCAGAGTTAACCAAAGAAATTACCGACAGTATTCAGCAAATCCAAACCTTTGTCGCCCAAATTCACTCTGGTCAGATTGCCCCCCCCCAAGGCGGAAAGTTTACGGATGTAATCTCCATTGGCATTGGTGGATCTGCCCTTGGCCCGCAGTTTGTTTCCCAGGCCTTGGCCCCGGATCATCCCCCCCTAACAATTCACTTTATTGACAATACGGATCCCGCTGGCATTGATCGCACCCTTAGTCATGTGGAGAATCGGTTAGTCAGTAGTTTAGTGCTGGTGATTTCTAAATCTGGGGGCACACCGGAAACTCGCAATGGCATGGTGGAAGTTCAGGAGGCCTTTCGGAAACGGGGCCTGGTGTTTGCCGATCATGCGGTGGCAATTACAATGGCGGGGAGTTTACTGTCCCAACAGGCCGAGTCCAATGGTTGGTTGGCGATTTTCCCGATGTTTGACTGGGTGGGGGGCCGAACTTCAGAACTATCTCCCGTGGGGTTGTTGCCAGCCGCATTGCAGGGAATTCCAATTTTAGAGCTGCTGGCCGGAGCCAAAATCATGGATGTAGCCACCCGAGTAGCAGAGATCAAAACGAATCCAGCGGCCCTTTTAGCCCTGAGTTGGTATGTGATTGGTCAAGGGCGGGGCGAAAAAGACATGGTGGTGTTGCCCTATAAAGATAGCCTGCAACTGTTTAGCCGCTATTTACAACAACTGGTGATGGAGTCTTTGGGGAAAGAGAAAGACCTGGCCGGAAATACCGTCAACCAGGGAATTGCGGTTTATGGCAACAAGGGCACTACGGATCAACACGCCTATGTCCAACAACTGCGGGATGGGTTGAATAACTTTTTTGTCACCTTTATTGAAGTTTTAGCCGACCGGCCTGGGGATTCTGTGGATGTGGAACCGGGAATTACCTCAGGGGACTATCTTTGTGGGTTGCTGTTGGGAACACGCCAGGCCCTGTTTGAGAAAGGTCGCCCCTCCC includes:
- a CDS encoding glucose-6-phosphate isomerase, yielding MDTLALWQQYQDWLYYNPDLEIYLDISRTGVTTQDLAQLQPKFSQAFADMNALEAGAIANPDEGRMVGHYWLRDANLAPSPELTKEITDSIQQIQTFVAQIHSGQIAPPQGGKFTDVISIGIGGSALGPQFVSQALAPDHPPLTIHFIDNTDPAGIDRTLSHVENRLVSSLVLVISKSGGTPETRNGMVEVQEAFRKRGLVFADHAVAITMAGSLLSQQAESNGWLAIFPMFDWVGGRTSELSPVGLLPAALQGIPILELLAGAKIMDVATRVAEIKTNPAALLALSWYVIGQGRGEKDMVVLPYKDSLQLFSRYLQQLVMESLGKEKDLAGNTVNQGIAVYGNKGTTDQHAYVQQLRDGLNNFFVTFIEVLADRPGDSVDVEPGITSGDYLCGLLLGTRQALFEKGRPSLTITVPDASAKTVGALIALYERAVGLYGFLINVNAYHQPGVEAGKKAAAVNLALQKQLVKTLQQEARPLKLTELALIAGAEAQAETIYLLLRHLAANQRGVKIQGPPTKPGELLYSWQR
- the rimO gene encoding 30S ribosomal protein S12 methylthiotransferase RimO, translating into MPKPTIAISHLGCDKNRVDTEHMLGLLAQAGYGIDNDEAQADYVIVNTCSFIQSAREESVRTLVELAEADKKIVITGCMAQHFQEQLLDEIPEAVAVVGTGDYQHIVEVIAKAEAGERVKLITPYPTYIADETIPRYRTTPEPIAYLRIAEGCDYRCAFCIIPHLRGDQRSRPIESIVAEAEQLASQGVQEISLVSQITTNYGRDLYGKPHLAELLRALGQVDIPWIRMHYAYPTGLTPNVLEAMQETPNILPYLDLPLQHSHPEILRAMNRPWQANVNDRVIEHLKVALPQATMRTTFIVGFPGETEAHFEHLCQFVQHHEFDHLGVFTFSAEEGTAAFDLPTQVLPEVMEQRRHELMVLQQPISYAHNQAQLGTITDVLIEQENPETGELIGRSTRFAADVDGVVYVKGAARLGTIVPVEITAADTYDLFGRVVTP